In the genome of Labrus bergylta chromosome 7, fLabBer1.1, whole genome shotgun sequence, the window GTTGTAGTAAAGGGTGTTTAAGATGACCAATAACATCTACATTCCTATCAGTCTTCATATTTGGGATAGAACTGGAAAGACCACTTTGTATTGAAACAGTCAAACATGATTGCTAAGCAGATTTCTGATGGTGTCTAAAACTCTGTTCTTTCCAGAATCTTTGCATCAACGAGGAGGTGCTTCGCCTGGGCAGCATCCAGCGCATAAACGACCGCTGCATGgagatgcagaaaaacaaacacggTGAGAGTCCATCACACTCCAACTCCAGAATGTCTGAcctaaagcaaaaacaaaacatttcattatagGAATAACGATTAACATTACACAGTATAACATACTCCGAGATAGCTCAAGTTTTCCCTCACAACTTCCACCGTGTAGAGAAGCAGCATCAGGAAGACGGTGCAAAGCGTAAGCGAGGCCCGGCGAAGAGTGTGTGTCCCTTCAACAAAGCTTCAGCGATGCAGCAGATGAGGGATGACATCCTGGGTTCAGTCCATGACATCGAGCAGCTGCTGAAACTAGGCAGACAAACGCACTCCTGTCCGTACTACTCCACACGTCTCGCCATCCCCCCGGCACAGGTAACGCCACACCTCATCCACCCCTGTGTCTCGTCAAGTCGGAGATTGTTTGCATGCTGCGCTGCACGACATTTCCTCAATTGTCCTAAATATATGGCTTGCATGTGGAGCAAGAACCAATCAGAttgctgatttttttgtgtattcatTGACTGACTTTTTAggcagttttttaaatttagttaATCTGTAATGTCTTGGTATCTATCGTCTGTTTAGTTGGTGGTGTTGCCCTATCAGATGGTACTCCATGAAGCTACAAGAAAAGCAGCAGGGATCCAGCTAAAGGGACAGGTGTGAAGAgttttttgttcactttttcaTCTTGGATTTTGTAAACTAAAGTTTTTACTTTGTCATTAGATGCTCGGgcacataaaacacactgatGGTATGATCACAGGTTGTTTGGAACTGTTTTAGTATCTGTTTATTCTGCCACACTTTCATTATACTCTGCAGTTGAAATTAGAGTTGATCTCGCATTTTACTGAAGCAGAAATGTGTTTGACACTCTTTTTTTTGAACAGGTGCTGATCATAGATGAAGCTCATAACCTCAGTGACACACTGTCTTGTATACACTCTGCAGAGCTCAATGGAGCGCAGGTgaaacacttgcacacacatCAACTACAACATGTAGCTTTGCATTATGCACCTCCCTGTAATGTGCTAATATGTGAGTCCTCTACAGCTTTGCCGTGCCCACTCTCAGCTCACGCAGTATGCAGACCGCTACAGGTGAGTACGAACACTCTAGGATTGTCACAGTGCATGCACAAATGTCAAAACTGTTGTTAGCTTCATgactttatgtttatgtttctaCGACTTCAGGAGCAGGCTGAAGGCAAAGAACTTGATGTACATCAAACAGATCCTGTTTGTGATTGAGGGACTCGTCCGTGTGCTgggaggtgagtgtgtgtgtgtgtgtgtgtgaggtcttAAATGAGTATTTAATGACTGaatgtttagtttagtttatttgcacattttttgaaagaagagtcaagcagaaaattaaaacaaatagaaaaaataaaacacatgtgcaggtgaggtagaaacccatgagggcttatctcaaaacctcattttaagagattaaacaaagataaaataaaatacagtaaaaataacaatcacaaataaaatttacccaattgaaaatgacatacaaacattaaaatacagcaAAACAGACAATGTTGACTGATTGGCCAATCTGAGATTCTCTGTCATCCTTAACTCTGACATCACACTACAAATATGTCTTCAtgattatttaatttgaaactcAAGTTCTTTGTAAGCAGTTTGCACATATTCTCTCACAGTCTCTCATACTTAATGTCTTATCCTCCTGACCTAAATGTTATCCTGGCAGGTAAGGTCGGCCAAAATCCTCACACCCAGACCACACAAACAGGTCAGTAAGCACTCACATCAACAGCACAAATTCTAAAAGACATCATGCATCCAAGCTGAAATCGTCAACCAGCTGTGTGTCTTTATCTTTCAGGAACTGAAATGCTAACTATAAATAACTTCCTCTTCAAGGCTCAAATTGACAACATCAACTTGTTCaaggtattttttatttttttttaaatcacagcctTGTCTtttagacacttttttttttcatgttccaAACTCTGCTTTCTTTAACGTTACTGTCATTCTCTCTTCAGTTACAGAGATACTTTGAGAAGAGCCTAATCagcagaaaagtaaaaaagttttCATATACTATCTATGTAGCTGTTCAATCAGGCCTCAGCATTGTTCTGAACGAGATCTAAAATAATCCACACCTGtcatctctctgcagcttgTCAGCTTTGTTGAGAAGTATGCAGGATCGGGAGTGAGTCtgcacactcagagcagctccAACAAGGAGAACCGACGCACAGAGGGATTAAACCGCTACCTTCAGACTCTACAGAGCAGCCAGAGCGCTTCACCAGGTCAGAGGGCTGATATTTACATCACccatatatttaaaaactaGGCCTGGGGAAGGATATCGTCACCTCAGAGATTTcgtgcaagaaaaaaataaatttggcATTAATTCAAGTTTGGGTGAGATGTGCTGAAATTCACTTTCCCTCGGAGAAGACGTTTTAACTTTAAAACGACTAAGCAAGGTGGCGCACAGTGACCAAATTTGAATCTTGCATATCTACTAAAGGATAAATAATTAATGTAGGAGTAAGACCTTTATAATAGTGCATGAACCAGAAAGTAAAAATGCAGAATCTGTGCTTACATTATTCAATATTTCAATCAAAGAATGAAGAGCggtaaataaacaaatataaaagtgtGTTGATAGCGCTGTTCCTACTTTTTGCGATGCGTTACATAATGCCTGTGTTTACAACATGATGCTTCTGAAGCCAAATAAATCCAAGAACATTTTTTCCCTCCACAAAATTGGCACCAGTTAATCTGAGGGTAGTTTATAGCTGGCTTGAGTTTCATCTGACAGCATCAAAATGTTGTGAAACCATGGTAATGATACTCATGTCTCCTTATACAggtaaaatgtacacatgcttagtgagaaacattttcttctttaaatattataatTCCTctaatttattgtgtttattgggAATGCTCATATTGCGATAACGATAACGCTGtgatttattgtgcagccctGATTTGTATGTGTAGCATTCTTCTGACTGTTGTTCATCCTCTTTGCGTCGCTCTCATGTGCAGTTCCTTCAGCAGACCAGCAGGGGTCAGCAGAGGCAGAGAAAGTGCTGTCTGCGTCTCCCATGATGCAGGTCGAAGGCTTCTTTATGGCTCTgacaaacagcaacacagaTGGCAGAGTGGTGGTGCAAAGACAAGGTACCAACTCTTTAAACTTCAAACATAACAATATATAAAGGAGAGCAATGAAGGAAAGTATTAAAACGTACTTTGCTCATTTTTATACAGGTGCTTTATCAGACAGTAGTGTCAAGTTCCTGCTGTTGAATCCAGCGGTCCACTTTGCCCAGGTGCTGAGCGAGTGCAGAGCAGTCATCATCGCAGGAGGCACCATGCAGCCAgtaagtacatttttatttaaaaaaaaaaaaaaaaaaaacgaaatcaACTGTGCTGTGAAGATTTTATATTCTGAAAGTTGTTCTTCAGGTTTTAGACTTCAAACAAGAGCTGCTGTTTTCTGCAGGAGTGGGAGAGGAGCGCATCGCCGAGTTTTCCTGTGGTGAGCGGCCTGTTTTATGACACCGCAGTGCTTTGTGGagtttctgttttgtgtcttttttttttaagagttcaATTCTTAGTCATGTGTCTATTAAACACTCTGTTTGATAAATAGCATAATGCTTCTCAAAAACTCTAATAAGACTCTGTTTTTGCATGAAAGCTTGTTTTTACGTTTGGATTATTCACTCAGATTGACTACATCTAAGAATCACATCATGAACTCGAAGCAGGTTTGGTGGATGGTGTCAGAAGTGATAAGGACACGAtgataaaatttaaaaaacagcagcatgtacgAGACGGTTAACCCTTattaaggattattttaaaatgttttttgctgcatgtcacacATGTGGCAGTGTCACACAGAATTGGgacatgtttatatttcattAGACTTTatggagacaaacaaaaatcaaatgatcTTATTTACTCACTATATTCACACACAAGAAAGTCTGTTAATTTGTGCTCTGCAGTCATGTTGCTGACAGAAATGTAATCCAATATGGAAATACATtagcctttatttatttaacgtTTTGTACAGTTTGATTgtgtacatttgtattttttgttattcaaataaatgtcgtctttttgtcttgtgtttttggtGTGTAGGTCATGTTATTCCTCCCGAGAACATTCTCCCCATCGTCTTGTGCAGCGGTCCGTCGGGTCAGGAGCTGGACTTCACTTTTCAGAACAGGGACTCTCCACGCATGgtaacaaacacatgctgtctAACCAAGTGCTGTCTGTTATATTTCTAAATACGGCTGCACTTTccacacaaacagctgctgatAATGTGTGCCTGTTTGCTGACAGATGGATGAGACGGGGCGTATTCTCTCCAACATCTGTAACGTGGTCCCGGGCGGAGTCGTGTGCTTCTTCCCTTCTTACGAGTACTCGAGACGGATCATTTCTCACTGGGAGGCCAGCGGAGCACTCACTCGTCTGGCTAACAAAAAGAAGGTGCATGACttgcccttttttaaaaaaaaatagcttagttcttttagttatttttgctagatgccattttctttttttatcttatattttcttttttcatattttaatgtgAGTCTTTTAAAGTGTGATATGTCTGTTACtgttcttaaaggtcacattatgCAGAATACACTctaccatgtttctctaacactaacatgtgtccctagtctgtctacaaaccccccaattatgagaaacgttcatcctctccgtcttttgcctgctccacttttcagaaaatgtgtgctcaaacatgctgtttgtagattttcccttcatgacatcacaaagggcagtaacccctcccccaggtgggtgacactcccacagctaggtggttgttctgccctctgagtctgtcttctcaccgtaaacaattgggcatcgtgcaagaaagcccaagccacctaagcccttccagagagggggcgtggtcagacagagctcatttacatatttaaaggtacagacacagaaacagcctgttctgagcagggc includes:
- the ddx11 gene encoding ATP-dependent DNA helicase DDX11, which translates into the protein MENGRDQFPFPYQPYNIQQQFMEALYSALHQGKVGIFESPTGTGKSLSLICGALSWLTDHEEKRNKEAAALLQEGEAALVSPTAESSTTSSSAEPDWITDFVQKKAERDLVSKLKEEELKRKKREERLEMIRNNVQLKYAMKRKSCEDDEAEKLLKLSKEEQTESQGDREDEELIVAEYESDDESKTKSRVNVAEDDADDELVEEHVAKIYYCSRTHSQLAQFVHEVQKSPFSKDISVVTLGSRQNLCINEEVLRLGSIQRINDRCMEMQKNKHEKQHQEDGAKRKRGPAKSVCPFNKASAMQQMRDDILGSVHDIEQLLKLGRQTHSCPYYSTRLAIPPAQLVVLPYQMVLHEATRKAAGIQLKGQVLIIDEAHNLSDTLSCIHSAELNGAQLCRAHSQLTQYADRYRSRLKAKNLMYIKQILFVIEGLVRVLGGKVGQNPHTQTTQTGTEMLTINNFLFKAQIDNINLFKLQRYFEKSLISRKLVSFVEKYAGSGVSLHTQSSSNKENRRTEGLNRYLQTLQSSQSASPVPSADQQGSAEAEKVLSASPMMQVEGFFMALTNSNTDGRVVVQRQGALSDSSVKFLLLNPAVHFAQVLSECRAVIIAGGTMQPVLDFKQELLFSAGVGEERIAEFSCGHVIPPENILPIVLCSGPSGQELDFTFQNRDSPRMMDETGRILSNICNVVPGGVVCFFPSYEYSRRIISHWEASGALTRLANKKKIFQEPKKANQVEQVLSEFSRCIQRCALDSSGLTGALLFSVVGGKMSEGINFSDDLGRCVVMVGMPYPNIKSPELQEKMSYLDKHLSHSGGRSPGQALIENLCMKAVNQSIGRAIRHRGDYSSMVLCDKRYSRPATLAKLPAWIKDRTSTHASFGSAFAALRKFFLEKKQKQV